One Ostrea edulis chromosome 2, xbOstEdul1.1, whole genome shotgun sequence genomic region harbors:
- the LOC125682232 gene encoding BOS complex subunit TMEM147-like: MTLFHFGNCVALAYVPYAIVYKCSGLAEYSAFWKCVQAGAAYLFTQLCKMLVLATFFPSTEFSTGGVDVLGEFLKCTVDLADLVGIHLVMSKIAGKGQLKFMVAGLGWATAELLMTRLIPLWVGARGVEFDWKYIQMCFESNINLVHHITTAMLVWLRSRHDLQKSFIPVVMTLLALSCYRPLIVEILIHAVGLGSWTLLLAKALFTTTVSVVGLQIFLGLSVQTANSHY; encoded by the exons ATGACGCTTTTTCACTTCGGAAATTGTGTTGCCTTAGCGTACGTGCCGTATGCTATCGTTTACAAATGTTCTGGACT GGCTGAATATAGTGCATTTTGGAAATGTGTACAGGCAGGAGCAGCATACCTTTTTACACAGCTCTGTAAAATGCTGGTATTGGCGACATTTTTCCCATCAACGGAATTTTCAACAGGAGGAGTTGATGTTCTAGGA GAATTTTTAAAGTGCACTGTGGACTTGGCAGATTTGGTGGGAATTCACTTGGTGATGTCAAAAATAGCAGGAAAGGGCCAGCTGAAATTTATGGTGGCAGGGCTAGGATGGGCCACTGCGGAGCTACTGATGACGAG GTTGATTCCACTTTGGGTTGGAGCCAGAGGTGTTGAATTTGATTGGAAATACATCCAAATGTGCTTTGAATCCAACATCAATTTG GTGCATCACATTACAACAGCCATGCTTGTATGGTTACGTAGCAGACATGATCTTCAGAAGTCTTTCATACCAGTTGTTATGACCTTGCTGGCTTTAAGCTGTTACAGACCACTGATTGTTGA AATTTTGATACATGCGGTTGGTCTGGGATCATGGACCCTCCTATTGGCTAAGGCTCTGTTTACAACAACAGTGAGTGTGGTTGGTCTGCAGATCTTCCTGGGACTCTCCGTACAGACAGCAAACTCCCATTACTGA
- the LOC125682231 gene encoding protein Flattop homolog — MSLHFSANQYDQAFDPKILQNWEVPSEFRQRPRAFDGFTQIVASNRGHLLPGVKRSRQSPWGNFVGTWDMPLHIPGNKMLNNTARTFHAQVRLERCKTDGDIIISGKLKRPHVPDPLPVKADREADRNLEGMPPRPLDPIPSSSPLAAIDPMPATSNAAVNGSRSGAKNPEPITRASPKLAPIKTPIDWPRPASRVKSASPKIASPEPELHRLSAAKSPVNWPSPKFVEPEKLAA; from the exons ATGTCGTTACATTTCAGCGCAAACCAG TATGATCAAGCCTTTGATCCCAAGATTCTGCAAAATTGGGAGGTTCCCTCAGAGTTCCGACAG AGACCAAGAGCCTTTGATGGATTTACTCAAATTGTGGCTAGCAACAGAGGACATCTTCTACCAGGAGTAAAAAGGTCAAGGCAATCTCCTTGGGGAAACTTTGTTGGAACATGGGACATGCCACTGCACATTCCCG GAAATAAGATGTTGAACAACACTGCCAGAACTTTTCATGCACAAGTGAGATTAGAGAGATGCAAAACAGATGGGGACATCATTATAAGTGGGAAACTAAAGAGGCCTCAT GTACCTGACCCATTGCCAGTGAAAGCTGACAGAGAAGCAGACAGAAATCTTGAGGGTATGCCTCCCAGACCTCTGGACCCTATTCCTTCTTCCTCACCTCTTGCTGCAATAGATCCTATGCCTGCTACTTCCAATGCAGCAGTAAATGGTTCAAGGTCAGGGGCCAAAAACCCTGAACCTATCACAAGAGCCAGTCCCAAACTCGCCCCAATCAAGACACCAATAGATTGGCCCAGACCAGCCTCTAGGGTGAAATCGGCAAGTCCAAAAATTGCATCTCCGGAACCTGAGCTACACCGATTGTCTGCAGCTAAGTCCCCTGTTAATTGGCCATCACCCAAGTTTGTAGAACCAGAAAAATTAGCAGCATAG